The following are encoded in a window of Esox lucius isolate fEsoLuc1 chromosome 14, fEsoLuc1.pri, whole genome shotgun sequence genomic DNA:
- the alpk2 gene encoding alpha-protein kinase 2 — protein MDTDGVDTIESISTSLPNTQPSSNSQDPDPCYNTSFDPCTSSRLTEDASSLEPIPANLKTQTVNHVHDPDPLVLIHTPKGLVHPQFPCHKATHSVGLGVVVDVMEPVLYHPNTQADTIDPDPHVLIQSPQDIVFPLVEEVQRINQKGDSMEDNVIDHLFNTHVLTNQGQNLVTGPLQHQCQICEKEGLETKLKSDPHGATPPVDAYWALCKSCTNREQGIEGVSLKPPEEQNDSTKELWLDTCQYHTLAGEEEEEGAISVSDQESCYPVGRRSVTECLDNTKGSGFLQGTEVAIGQGGSDSDQWLSIAPVERSMSTDSWYSALSDWTVKFTEEDLQPEDFTGTAALTKAQEKGQEQVYPQMRMAIQDQAVEPKSSPKTLNVPGPVELLLLGNLQDRKGQEEGTETEFLVGCISAAEQWDPEPGRESVITGDGCPAKPRDNHSTLGSSSDTLASPTTKVLGLEMKMTEVAPAHLSLSFSSALSGDLATETAPLGKDLFEDIDISHRKGSYLQEDSVDRLQSQNPIAEPQMSKHVKDALRKVTEDSIWQPCGLFMEEKDEEKTYRTVNISGYPSGSKDPEVDCMFGGKKRLQQKKEFQLVTHSNRYTQVLGNRDTLSQNTNEDAHVLPNPQDFHGRSSQGGNPQFLMPVMALDPLSHSLGQSLSCHTNSALEGVNIQTCTKNSLFKNNKGLSCVFLQPKIPPLPVLPTCFRRINDNRTSTENKEENVFTIMKSNISCDNKTAEEQIRKLTSSSVRNVNQDFPTSSSPSEASAEHWSLDRKKNSTVPQEVSLLSKELSNCIIVTSDHVMISEKERIAYVTLDQKVPLDARTSLLKQIESDKNKQPNNSITADLKRGSKMPNKTRTHSKKGKSLLGSKPQENILLDPVPTIEDGDNGTVAVMETVTSTKAHGKKKHPGKHPQNTTAKGEGVGVQPLVGVENGAKPKAATKGKIDIFEAKFGPKAWKIKDKSTAAISCKQDNVHLDSKQEQLPMKEVATSVDSATPHDVVSKGLLSTTPFGQKLNDDVIKRRRLSFDKLRKQEADVDTTRRKAYSEVLKQRTQQAPKEVPRVVQPIQAVSVIDDPQSLDLWCQFTAVFTDYTVTWTREGDVLAETKRSAGDERGVSLTITKASNKDLGKYSCRLICSHGSVVLDYLLTYEVLSEIVIPATPQKSTTATTTEMLGEEEAVNCCCLLFKEDFLSDQYFGENQSASLVTEKEHFGEGMHRKAFRTRLQAGMVTVFTQNHPCVLKVHNAISYGTKNNEELVQKNYNLAVEECHVQNTAREYIKAWTAVTQTQDTFGEVPEIIPIYLVHRPSNDIPYATLEEELMGEFVKYSVRDGKEINLKRRDSEAGQKCCAFQHWVYQNTEGNLLVTDMQGVGMRLTDVGIATCKKGYKGFKGNCATSFIDQFKALHLCNKYCEILGLKSLQPKPKKAVGPKPKPTQSAMKKKASGPTLKSKS, from the exons ATGGACACAGATGGTGTTGACACTATAGAGTCCATATCAACCTCATTGCCAAACACCCAGCCTTCATCCAATTCCCAAGACCCGGATCCCTGCTATAATACCAGTTTTGACCCCTGCACCAGCTCCAGATTGACAGAAGATGCCAGCTCTCTCGAGCCCATACCTGCTAACCTAAAAACTCAAACTGTGAACCACGTCCATGACCCTGACCCACTGGTCTTAATCCATACCCCCAAGGGGCTTGTGCACCCCCAATTTCCTTGTCACAAAGCGACACATAGTGTAGGTCTTGGTGTCGTTGTCGACGTGATGGAGCCAGTACTCTATCACCCAAATACCCAGGCTGACaccattgaccctgacccacATGTCTTAATCCAGTCTCCCCAGGATATTGTTTTTCCACTTGTTGAAGAGGTGCAAAGGATTAACCAGAAAGGTGACTCCATGGAGGACAATGTGATTGACCATCTCTTTAACACGCATGTCTTAACCAACCAGGGTCAGAATCTGGTGACTGGACCCCTGCAGCACCAATGCCAGATTTGTGAGAAGGAGGGGTTAGAGACAAAACTAAAGAGTGACCCCCATGGTGCTACACCACCTGTCGATGCTTACTGGGCATTATGTAAGAGCTGTACAAATAGAGAACAAGGGATAGAGGGGGTTAGTTTAAAGCCCCCCGAGGAACAAAATGACAGTACTAAAGAGTTGTGGCTAGACACATGCCAGTACCATACCCTGGCaggtgaggaagaagaggaaggggCTATTTCAGTCAGTGATCAAGAGAGCTGTTATCCTGTCGGAAGAAGGAGCGTCACAGAATGCCTAGATAACACAAAGGGGTCAGGTTTCCTCCAAGGAACAGAAGTAGCTATTGGTCAGGGAGGCAGTGACTCAGACCAGTGGTTGTCGATAGCACCTGTTGAAAGGTCTATGTCCACTGACAGCTGGTACAGTGCACTCTCTGACTGGACTGTTAAATTCACAGAAGAAGATTTGCAGCCTGAGGACTTTACAGGCACTGCTGCACTCACAAAAGCTCAGGAGAAGGGTCAGGAGCAGGTATATCCACAAATGCGTATGGCCATCCAAGACCAGGCAGTTGAACCCAAGTCCAGCCCGAAGACCCTTAACGTCCCTGGGCCAGTGGAGCTGCTATTGTTAGGTAACCTCCAGGACAGGAAAGGACAAGAGGAAGGCACAGAGACAGAGTTCCTTGTTGGGTGTATATCAGCAGCAGAGCAGTGGGATCCAGAGCCTGGAAGAGAGTCGGTGATCACCGGGGATGGCTGCCCTGCCAAGCCCAGGGACAATCACTCAACATTGGGGTCATCATCGGACACGCTTGCCTCTCCAACCACTAAAGTCTTAGGGCTGGAGATGAAAATGACTGAGGTGGCGCCTGCTCAtttgtccctttccttttccTCTGCTCTCTCCGGTGACTTGGCTACAGAAACTGCTCCTTTGGGGAAAGACCTGTTTGAAGATATTGACATTAGCCATAGGAAAGGCAGTTATTTACAAGAGGACAGTGTTGACAGATTGCAGAGTCAAAACCCCATTGCAGAGCCACAAATGTCAAAG CACGTTAAAGATGCATTGCGGAAGGTGACAGAAGACAGCATCTGGCAGCCGTGTGGCTTATTCATGGAAGAGAAAGATGAAGAAAAGACTTATAGGACTGTGAATATCTCTGGTTACCCCTCCGGTAGCAAAGATCCTGAGGTGGATTGCATGTTTGGTGGCAAAAAGAGACTTCAACAGAAGAAGGAGTTTCAACTCGTTACCCACTCTAACAGGTACACACAAGTGCTCGGAAACAGAGATACACTATCCCAAAACACTAATGAGGATGCACATGTGTTGCCTAACCCACAGGACTTTCATGGGAGATCAAGTCAAGGGGGAAATCCACAGTTCTTAATGCCTGTAATGGCTTTAGATCCTCTGAGTCACAGTTTGGGCCAATCTCTCTCCTGCCATACAAACAGTGCCTTAGAGGGGGTCAACATCCAAACCTGCACAAAGAACTCACTATTCAAAAATAATAAGGGTCTGAGTTGTGTGTTTTTACAACCTAAAATACCCCCACTGCCTGTTTTGCCCACCTGTTTCCGAAGGATTAATGATAACAGGACATCTACGgaaaacaaagaagaaaatgtatttacaataatGAAGAGTAATATAAGTTGTGATAACAAAACAGCCGAGGAGCAGATTAGAAAGTTGACCAGTTCCTCTGTTCGGAATGTAAACCAAGACTTTCCCACATCATCGTCGCCAAGTGAGGCGTCAGCTGAGCATTGGTCtctggacagaaagaaaaacagtacGGTTCCTCAAGAGGTCAGCTTACTCAGTAAAGAATTATCTAATTGTATCATTGTCACTAGTGATCATGTAATGATCTCAGAGAAGGAACGCATTGCTTATGTCACCCTAGACCAAAAGGTCCCTCTAGATGCCAGGACATCCTTGTTAAAACAAATAGAGTCAGACAAAAATAAGCAACCCAACAACTCTATAACAGCGGACCTAAAGAGGGGCTCAAAGATGCCTAATAAAACCAGAACACACTCCAAAAAAGGAAAGTCACTGCTGGGCTCCAAACCACAAGAGAACATACTGCTTGATCCTGTACCTACAATTGAGGATGGTGACAATGGAACTGTGGCAGTCATGGAGACGGTCACCAGCACCAAAGCCCATGGGAAGAAAAAGCACCCTGGGAAACACCCCCAGAATACAACAGCCAAAGGCGAAGGAGTGGGGGTGCAGCCTCTAGTTGGGGTGGAGAATGGGGCTAAACCAAAGGCTGCCACCAAAGGGAAAATAGACATTTTTGAGGCCAAATTTGGACCCAAGGCTTGGAAAATCAAAGATAAGTCTACAGCAGCTATTTCCTGTAAACAGGACAATGTTCACTTGGACAGCAAGCAAGAACAGCTTCCAATGAAAGAAGTAGCCACCAGTGTGGACAGCGCTACACCTCATGATGTGGTGTCAAAGGGCCTCCTGTCCACCACTCCTTTTGGTCAGAAGCTCAACGATGACGTTATCAAGCGGCGTCGTCTATCTTTTGATAAGTTAAGAAAACAGGAGGCTGATGTTGACACAACTCGTAGGAAGGCCTACAGTGAAGTACTGAAACAAAGAACACAGCAAGCTCCAAAGGAAG TGCCCAGAGTGGTGCAGCCCATTCAGGCAGTGTCTGTAATTGATGACCCTCAGAGCCTGGATCTGTGGTGTCAGTTCACTGCAGTCTTTACTGACTACACTGTCACATGGACCAGAGAGGGAGATGTCCTGGCTGAGACCAAGAGAAG TGCTGGAGATGAGAGGGGAGTGTCCCTCACCATCACCAAGGCTTCCAATAAAGATCTGGGGAAGTATAGTTGTAGACTCATCTGTTCCCATGGATCTGTCGTCCTAGACTACCTCCTCACCTACGAGG TTCTAAGTGAAATTGTGATCCCTGCTACTCCCCAGAAAAGTACCACAG CTACTACTACTGAGATGCTGGGTGAAGAGGAAGCCGTGAATTGTTGCTGTCTGCTGTTCAAAGAGGACTTCTTGTCAGACCAGTATTTTGGGGAgaaccagtcagccagtctggtgactGAGAAGGAACATTTTGGTGAGGGTATGCACCGGAAAGCTTTCCGAACCCGGCTCCAGGCTGGAATGGTGACGGTTTTCACCCAGAACCACCCGTGTGTTCTGAAAGTACACAATGCCATTAGCTACGGGACCAAGAATAATGAGGAGCTGGTTCAGAAAAATTACAACTTGGCCGTGGAG GAGTGCCATGTTCAGAATACAGCTAGAGAGTACATCAAGGCCTGGACAGCTGTGACCCAGACACAAGATACCTTTGGAGAGGTTCCAGA gaTCATTCCCATATACCTGGTCCACCGTCCGTCTAACGACATCCCGTATGCCACCCTTGAGGAGGAGCTGATGGGCGAGTTCGTAAAGTACTCTGTCCGGGACGGGAAGGAGATCAATCTGAAGAGAAGAGATTCTGAGGCAGGACAGAAGTGTTGTGCTTTCCAGCACTGGGTCTATCAAAATACTGAGGGTAACCTGCTCGTCACAGATATGCAAG GAGTTGGCATGAGGTTAACAGATGTCGGAATAGCCACCTGTAAGAAAGG ATACAAGGGGTTTAAGGGAAACTGTGCCACGTCTTTCATCGACCAATTCAAAGCTTTGCATCTGTGCAACAAATACTGTGAGATCCTTGGACTAAAATCTTTACAGCCAAAACCTAAAAAGGCTGTTGGCCCCAAACCCAAGCCAACCCAATCTGCTATGAAGAAAAAGGCTTCCGGACCCACCCTGAAGAGCAAATCCTGA